A region from the Diadema setosum chromosome 17, eeDiaSeto1, whole genome shotgun sequence genome encodes:
- the LOC140240765 gene encoding uncharacterized protein gives MSQSVCAVTRFGARFFTRRLWDIHGRTPPVRATSCSVGFRTFSSSQMKARTVTSSLCLCMREQNGGLCNHWNESSVLGRHRPNVNVRAPSRACSSGEGSSKDGKQALGKIQGKLHLAFTCKVCGTRTARSISKQAYEKGVVIVRCSGCDSNHLIADNLDWFKGAEGAGRNIEEIMAARGEKVRSELTEEETLEITSLDVDTLSQKS, from the exons ATGTCACAATCTGTATGTGCAGTGACCAGATTTGGAGCGCGTTTCTTTACAAGAAGACTTTGGGACATCCATGGAAGAACTCCACCTGTGCGGGCCACAAGTTGTTCTGTTGGCTTCAGAACTTTTTCATCATCACAAATGAAAGCCAGGACAGTTACATCATCACTGTGTCTTTGTATGAGAGAACAGAATGGAGGACTTTGTAATCATTGGAATGAGTCTTCTGTGCTCGGAAGACACAGACCAAATGTCAATGTTAGGGCGCCATCTAGAGCTTGTTCAAGTGGAGAAGGCAGCAGTAAAGATGGGAAGCAAGCATTGGGAAAGATCCAAG GAAAGCTCCATCTGGCCTTTACCTGTAAAGTGTGTGGGACACGGACAGCACGCTCCATCTCGAAGCAGGCCTATGAAAAAGGCGTGGTCATAGTGAGGTGCAGCGGATGCGACAGCAACCACCTTATCGCAGACAACCTCGATTGGTTCAAGGGAGCCGAGGGGGCGGGaag AAACATTGAGGAGATAATGGCAGCCAGAGGAGAAAAGGTACGCTCGGAATTGACCGAAGAGGAAACGCTGGAGATCACAAGTCTGGATGTGGACACTCTCTCCCAAAAATCATAA
- the LOC140240576 gene encoding uncharacterized protein produces the protein MTSKLDSCNALLGNLPETEIKRLQQVQNIAARIVTKVHKKQHSTPLLSTLHWLPIHLRIQFKILLLVFKSLNGSTPSYIFELNKDYAPTRNLRSTRLHLFQTPRVNTKCYGQRAFSTLAPTLWNSLPPQLPDASTVNSFKNS, from the coding sequence ATGACCTCCAAGCTTGACTCCTGCAATGCTCTGCTTGGGAACCTACCGGAAACGGAGATCAAGAGACTGCAACAGGTGCAGAATATAGCTGCCAGGATAGTAACCAAGGTCCACAAGAAGCAGCACAGCACACCTCTGCTTTCAACTCTCCACTGGCTGCCAATTCACCTTCGCATTCAGTTTAAGATTCTCCTCCTGGTTTTCAAGTCTCTAAATGGTAGCACACCTTCATACATTTTTGAACTCAACAAAGATTATGCCCCAACCAGAAACCTTCGGTCAACTCGCCTGCACCTTTTCCAAACACCCAGGGTTAATACCAAGTGCTATGGGCAGCGTGCTTTCAGCACCTTAGCACCAACACTCTGGAATTCTCTTCCTCCCCAACTCCCAGATGCATCAACTGTCAACAGCTTTAAGAACTCATAA
- the LOC140240868 gene encoding ubiquinone biosynthesis protein COQ4 homolog, mitochondrial-like — protein sequence MNASSVLSSSRNVVLQLKNKRCLAVHKAVWIFGVRRCLHERERRGNDGYPDETMAKPTVDGVLYEHHTPTTALQKILLTAGSGFMSLYNPYRHDMVAVFGETTGFIALPRLYRLMKEDPVGREILKERPRINHTTVDMQYLAGLPDDTFGKMYHDFMVSNNISADTRAPVRFVDDPDLAYVLQRYREVHDFYHTLLDMPINIMGEVVVKWFEAVQTRLPMCALGAILGPINLSGSERRELLTHYVPAVLQMAPRSKLLLNVYFERHWETPIGELREHMRVYPLRKA from the exons ATGAATGCATCGTCTGTTTTGAGTTCTTCGAGAAATGTAGTATTACAGCTCAAGAACAAACGATGTCTTGCtgttcataaagctgtttggatTTTCGGTGTTAGGAGATGTCTTCACGAGCGCGAGCGTCGTGGGAACG ATGGTTATCCAGATGAGACAATGGCAAAGCCTACTGTAGACGGTGTCCTGTATGAACATCACACTCCCACCACAGCCCTGCAGAAGATCCTTCTCACAGCTGGATCTGGTTTTATGTCACTCTACAATCCCTACAGGCATG ATATGGTGGCAGTGTTCGGAGAAACGACTGGATTCATCGCTCTTCCAAGACTGTATAGACTAATGAAAGAGGACCCAGTCGGCAGAGAAATACTCAA GGAGAGACCTCGCATCAATCACACGACTGTTGATATGCAATACCTGGCTGGCCTACCAGATGACACATTTGGAAAGATGTATCATGATTTTATGGTGTCCAAT AACATCTCAGCTGATACCAGAGCACCCGTGCGCTTCGTTGACGATCCAGACCTAGCGTATGTTCTCCAGCGTTACCGGGAGGTCCACGACTTCTACCACACCCTCCTAGACATGCCCATCAACATCATGGGAGAGGTGGTCGTGAAGTGGTTTGAAGCAGTCCAAACCAGATTGCCCATGTGTGCCTTGGGAGCCATTTTGGGCCCCATCAATCTGTCGGGAAG CGAGAGGCGGGAGCTGCTCACGCACTACGTGCCGGCTGTCCTACAGATGGCGCCGAGGTCGAAGCTGCTCCTGAACGTCTACTTTGAGCGGCACTGGGAGACCCCCATTGGGGAGCTGAGGGAACACATGAGGGTTTACCCACTGAGGAAagcatga